In a genomic window of Virgibacillus sp. SK37:
- a CDS encoding Spo0B domain-containing protein, whose amino-acid sequence MNEEQVVKLLQHYRHDLMNHLQLIQGYLSMGKIEKVESKVQSCFNHYDEERKLMSLNAPSLSLWVIEFNSRYEYLRLEYNIHVQNKNLNQIDKGLKDQLEKIISCIIEESDGTELIEISLQLDEAEENTMTKVFLCIKIKVNKEEIKQKLKSMDWEYEQNISVNNEGIACQFLIP is encoded by the coding sequence ATGAACGAGGAACAGGTCGTAAAATTACTGCAACATTATAGACATGACTTAATGAATCATCTCCAGCTCATTCAAGGCTATTTAAGTATGGGGAAAATAGAAAAGGTAGAATCTAAAGTTCAAAGTTGCTTTAATCATTATGATGAGGAAAGAAAATTAATGAGTCTAAACGCACCTTCGTTGTCTTTATGGGTAATTGAGTTTAACAGTAGATATGAGTATTTGCGTTTGGAATACAACATTCATGTCCAAAATAAAAACTTAAATCAAATAGATAAAGGGTTAAAGGACCAGCTTGAAAAAATCATTTCTTGTATTATTGAGGAATCCGATGGAACTGAGCTAATAGAAATTTCACTTCAGCTTGATGAAGCGGAAGAAAACACGATGACCAAAGTATTTTTATGTATTAAGATCAAAGTAAATAAAGAAGAAATTAAACAAAAATTGAAATCCATGGATTGGGAGTATGAACAAAATATCTCCGTAAATAATGAAGGGATAGCTTGTCAGTTTCTTATTCCATAA
- the obgE gene encoding GTPase ObgE, translated as MFVDQVSVYVKAGDGGNGLVAYRREKYVPKGGPAGGDGGNGADIVFKVDEGLNTLMDFRYNRHFKGKRGENGMSKTQHGKNAAPLIVPVPPGTTVVDEETEEVIADLTTHGQQAVIVKGGRGGRGNTRFATPRNPAPDMAENGEPGQERNIKVELKLIADVGLVGFPSVGKSTFLSVVSAAKPKIADYHFTTLAPNLGVVDTSDQRSFVMADLPGLIEGAHEGIGLGHQFLRHVERTRVIVHVIDMASTEGRDPYEDYLKINKELTQYDMNLMKRPQIIAANKMDMPGASENLELFKKKIDSEIPVYEISALTKDGVRDILFAIADMLERIPKIAPELEENEEKVIYRYQKEDAPFQISRDDDGAYVLSGDKIEKLFKMTDFARDEAVQRFARQLRGMGVDEALRKRGAEDGDTIRLLDYEFEFIE; from the coding sequence ATGTTTGTAGATCAGGTAAGTGTTTATGTGAAGGCTGGAGACGGTGGAAACGGTCTAGTGGCATATAGGCGAGAAAAGTATGTTCCAAAGGGCGGACCAGCTGGTGGTGATGGCGGTAACGGTGCTGATATCGTTTTTAAAGTTGATGAAGGGTTAAACACACTAATGGACTTTCGTTATAACCGTCATTTTAAAGGTAAGCGCGGGGAAAACGGAATGAGTAAGACCCAACATGGGAAAAATGCTGCTCCGCTCATTGTGCCTGTTCCTCCGGGTACCACAGTGGTTGATGAAGAGACAGAAGAAGTTATCGCAGATTTAACTACCCATGGTCAACAGGCGGTAATTGTAAAAGGAGGCAGAGGAGGTCGTGGAAATACCCGCTTCGCAACTCCTCGCAATCCGGCTCCAGATATGGCAGAAAACGGGGAGCCAGGACAAGAAAGAAATATAAAAGTCGAACTAAAATTGATTGCAGATGTTGGACTTGTCGGCTTCCCGAGTGTGGGAAAGTCTACATTTCTGTCTGTAGTCAGTGCTGCCAAACCCAAAATTGCGGATTATCATTTCACGACACTTGCACCTAATCTCGGGGTCGTGGATACAAGTGATCAAAGAAGCTTTGTAATGGCCGATTTACCGGGCTTGATAGAAGGTGCCCATGAAGGGATAGGTTTAGGTCATCAATTTTTAAGACATGTAGAGAGAACCAGGGTAATCGTGCATGTAATTGATATGGCAAGTACAGAAGGTAGAGATCCTTATGAGGATTATCTTAAAATTAATAAGGAATTAACCCAGTATGATATGAACTTAATGAAAAGACCACAGATAATAGCTGCTAATAAAATGGACATGCCAGGCGCTTCCGAGAATTTAGAGCTATTTAAGAAGAAAATAGACAGTGAAATTCCTGTTTATGAGATTTCAGCTCTTACTAAAGATGGAGTAAGAGATATCTTGTTTGCAATTGCAGATATGCTTGAACGTATTCCAAAGATCGCTCCGGAATTAGAAGAAAACGAAGAAAAAGTAATCTATCGATATCAAAAAGAAGACGCACCATTTCAAATTAGCAGAGATGATGACGGGGCTTATGTTTTGAGTGGAGATAAAATCGAAAAGCTTTTCAAGATGACTGATTTTGCCAGAGATGAAGCAGTTCAACGATTCGCGCGTCAACTTAGAGGTATGGGAGTTGATGAAGCTTTGAGAAAACGAGGAGCAGAGGATGGAGACACGATCCGATTATTGGATTACGAATTTGAGTTTATCGAATAA
- the safA gene encoding SafA/ExsA family spore coat assembly protein — MKIHIVQKGDTLWEISKKYGVDFEEVKKLNSHLSSPDMIMPGMKIKIPSSSKTVKKTQMPKKEMHKEKVKQPYKDVSPKPLPVIKEDDKEKKKMVKPEMPMKPLPQMPKMPEIPTQPIVQQPTFEQEFQNYTTINFPEMPYYSHEHHESVSDESPVDMPVAQPAPAHFIPMCCHFVHPCYPSTPFPMMANVASTPMMPMAGGMPMHMQPQQQPQHSNLGGCGCNDQNNYSNVGYQAQNHQFQNTHHNMAPPTPNFQSPYHGNTMSQTDLFPPQYEANNMNNNYPMPPGYPYQGYNRENEEGSENE; from the coding sequence TTGAAAATACACATTGTTCAAAAAGGAGATACTTTGTGGGAAATCTCAAAAAAATATGGAGTGGATTTTGAAGAGGTTAAAAAGCTTAATAGCCACCTATCAAGCCCAGATATGATTATGCCTGGCATGAAGATAAAGATACCTAGTTCTTCAAAGACAGTAAAGAAGACGCAGATGCCAAAAAAGGAAATGCATAAGGAAAAAGTAAAACAGCCCTATAAGGATGTTTCGCCTAAACCTTTACCAGTGATAAAAGAGGATGATAAGGAGAAAAAGAAAATGGTTAAGCCAGAAATGCCTATGAAGCCATTACCTCAGATGCCGAAAATGCCAGAAATACCTACACAGCCTATTGTACAGCAGCCAACATTTGAACAAGAATTTCAAAATTATACTACAATCAATTTTCCGGAAATGCCTTACTATAGTCATGAGCACCACGAATCCGTATCTGATGAATCACCTGTAGATATGCCAGTAGCCCAACCTGCACCAGCTCATTTTATACCAATGTGTTGTCATTTTGTTCATCCGTGTTATCCATCAACACCATTCCCAATGATGGCTAATGTTGCAAGTACACCAATGATGCCAATGGCTGGTGGAATGCCAATGCATATGCAGCCACAGCAGCAACCGCAACATAGTAATTTAGGTGGTTGCGGTTGTAATGATCAAAACAACTATTCCAATGTTGGTTATCAAGCCCAGAATCATCAATTCCAGAATACACACCACAATATGGCACCGCCAACACCTAATTTCCAGTCACCTTATCATGGGAATACAATGTCTCAGACAGATCTTTTTCCACCACAATACGAAGCCAACAATATGAATAATAATTATCCTATGCCACCTGGGTATCCGTACCAGGGTTATAATCGAGAGAATGAGGAAGGATCAGAAAATGAATAA
- a CDS encoding ribosomal-processing cysteine protease Prp — MIHTTVYRSNGDITAFKLTGHAQSGPYGYDLVCAGVSAVTIGSINAVLALCDVELDIKQGDEGGYLYVTIPDSIPCEKMKQVQLLFEGMLISLSSIETEYSNFIKIHNT, encoded by the coding sequence ATGATTCATACGACGGTTTATCGTTCGAATGGTGATATTACAGCCTTTAAGCTAACTGGACATGCCCAGAGTGGTCCGTATGGATATGACTTAGTATGTGCCGGAGTTTCAGCAGTTACTATTGGTTCTATTAATGCTGTGTTGGCTTTATGCGATGTTGAGCTTGATATAAAGCAGGGAGATGAAGGTGGGTATCTTTATGTTACCATTCCGGATTCCATCCCCTGTGAAAAAATGAAGCAGGTTCAGCTATTATTTGAAGGTATGTTGATATCCTTATCATCAATTGAGACAGAATATAGCAACTTTATAAAAATTCATAATACGTAA
- a CDS encoding YhcN/YlaJ family sporulation lipoprotein, protein MFKYSLIPGVALLALTIGCTNDNEESVENKANPNTQPMHYETDQEQKERLNYDEPSIGEQGGYPQSEQQQVNDADYKSGYSDAFTNEEAMLLSQELQNKKDIIQAQVAVTDKRIIVGVMQREHTDHLAVNKIESTIREILPNTKKEIIVYTDDIHWDRMKNLDARLKAKNRGDDLEKTVEDFLNSKD, encoded by the coding sequence ATGTTTAAATATAGCTTAATACCAGGTGTAGCCCTACTGGCATTGACCATTGGCTGTACAAATGATAATGAGGAATCGGTTGAGAATAAAGCAAATCCTAACACACAGCCAATGCACTATGAAACTGATCAAGAACAAAAAGAACGATTAAATTACGATGAACCAAGTATTGGAGAACAGGGGGGCTATCCACAAAGTGAGCAACAACAAGTAAATGATGCAGATTATAAAAGCGGATATTCCGATGCATTTACCAATGAGGAGGCAATGTTGCTATCTCAAGAACTTCAGAATAAAAAAGATATTATCCAGGCTCAAGTGGCAGTGACGGATAAGCGAATTATCGTTGGAGTGATGCAAAGGGAACATACAGATCACCTTGCTGTAAATAAGATTGAATCCACCATAAGAGAAATCCTTCCTAATACAAAAAAAGAAATTATTGTATATACGGATGATATCCATTGGGATCGTATGAAAAATTTAGATGCTCGATTAAAAGCAAAAAATCGAGGAGATGATTTGGAGAAAACAGTGGAGGATTTTTTAAATAGTAAAGATTAA
- a CDS encoding site-2 protease family protein produces MIRHFPRIHIHPVLMIFVILSMLTGTFMELSIILAIVLFHELGHYIAAVVHNWRIKQIMLWVFGGVMEVDEHTTRPIREEVIVTLAGPFQHLIIYFGLIVCNEFQLLPNSVLDLAFYYNTTILLFNLLPIWPLDGGKLLLQCLSFVFPFQKAYYSTLLISMIISIIILVIQITFFPFTLSAFLLLLFLFMENKNEWKQRYYVFIRFLMSRYYNGPSKIGRKSIVVSHETKVLDIFSKFWRDRKHAIYVVFPGNRRKSIDENDCLHSFFHDKNYSKTVGEITDYMT; encoded by the coding sequence TTGATTAGACACTTTCCGAGAATACACATTCACCCTGTATTGATGATCTTTGTTATACTTTCTATGCTTACAGGTACATTTATGGAATTATCAATCATTTTAGCTATCGTTCTATTTCATGAATTAGGTCATTATATTGCTGCGGTTGTACACAACTGGCGTATAAAGCAAATTATGCTCTGGGTCTTTGGTGGTGTTATGGAGGTAGATGAGCATACAACAAGACCTATTAGGGAAGAAGTAATTGTTACTCTAGCAGGGCCGTTTCAGCATCTGATAATTTATTTTGGGTTAATTGTTTGCAATGAATTCCAATTGCTGCCAAATTCGGTGTTGGATTTGGCATTTTATTATAATACAACGATTTTGTTATTCAATTTGCTGCCAATCTGGCCGTTAGACGGCGGTAAGTTACTACTTCAATGTCTATCATTTGTTTTTCCATTTCAAAAGGCTTATTATTCAACTTTATTAATTTCTATGATAATAAGTATAATTATTTTAGTCATCCAAATAACCTTCTTTCCATTTACGTTAAGTGCCTTTTTACTTCTTTTATTCTTATTTATGGAAAACAAAAATGAATGGAAACAACGATATTATGTTTTTATTCGTTTCTTAATGAGCAGGTATTATAATGGACCAAGCAAAATAGGTAGGAAATCAATCGTAGTTTCCCATGAGACAAAGGTTCTTGATATCTTTTCAAAATTTTGGCGTGATCGCAAGCATGCTATCTATGTTGTTTTTCCAGGAAACAGGCGTAAGTCGATTGATGAAAATGACTGTCTACACAGTTTCTTCCATGACAAAAATTATTCTAAGACAGTAGGAGAGATTACAGATTATATGACATAA
- the minD gene encoding septum site-determining protein MinD, translating into MGEAIVITSGKGGVGKTTTSANIGTALALMEKKVCLIDTDIGLRNLDVIMGLENRIIYDIVDVIQERCKLKQALIKDKRFDYLSLLPAAQTSDKSAVTTDGMKQIISELKQEYDYIIIDCPAGIEQGFQNAVAGADKAIVVTTPEKSSVRDADRIIGLLEKEDMESPRLIINRIRNHMMKNGDMLEIDEIIQVLSIDLIGIVIDDDEVIKASNKGEPVALQPNSKASIAYRNIARRILGETVPLQSLEDEKGVLYKVKKFFGMRA; encoded by the coding sequence ATGGGTGAAGCTATAGTCATCACTTCCGGTAAAGGTGGTGTCGGTAAAACAACTACATCTGCAAATATAGGAACAGCTTTGGCGCTTATGGAGAAAAAAGTTTGTTTAATAGATACCGATATTGGCTTACGAAACCTTGATGTTATAATGGGACTGGAAAATCGCATTATTTACGATATTGTTGATGTAATCCAAGAACGTTGCAAATTAAAACAAGCACTAATTAAGGATAAGCGGTTTGACTATCTATCTTTGTTGCCGGCAGCTCAAACAAGTGATAAATCTGCAGTAACAACCGATGGAATGAAACAAATTATCTCAGAATTAAAGCAGGAATATGATTATATAATAATAGATTGCCCTGCTGGAATTGAACAAGGATTCCAGAATGCTGTGGCGGGAGCAGATAAGGCAATTGTAGTAACTACCCCTGAGAAATCTAGTGTAAGAGACGCAGATCGTATTATAGGCCTATTAGAAAAAGAAGATATGGAGTCGCCAAGATTAATCATTAATCGCATCCGTAATCACATGATGAAGAATGGAGATATGCTTGAGATTGACGAAATTATACAAGTACTCTCCATTGATTTGATTGGAATTGTGATTGATGACGATGAAGTTATAAAAGCATCTAATAAGGGAGAGCCCGTGGCACTTCAACCAAACTCCAAGGCCTCCATTGCATATAGAAATATTGCAAGAAGGATCCTTGGTGAAACTGTGCCTCTTCAATCATTAGAAGATGAAAAAGGTGTTTTATATAAAGTGAAGAAATTTTTCGGAATGAGAGCTTAA
- the pheA gene encoding prephenate dehydratase: MSIGYLGPKGTFTKLAVDIAFNGEIKEGFGTIPECIDAIEEDKIDIGVVPLENAIEGTVQLTVDYLVHQVRLPIMAEIVVPIEQHLLVHPDFSGSVDDIKEIHSHSHAIAQCHQYIHKQIPNGKIEYTSSTGKAAEIVSEQFKPIAAIGNKLAAKEYGLRIFQENIHDYPNNHTRFIVLSKQKELVHIKHEATAEKTSLLITLPSDFAGALHQVLAAFAWRKMNLSKIESRPMKTGLGNYFFIVDVNQQYDDVLFPGVKAELEALGCNVTILGTYPVYQLNV, from the coding sequence ATCTCAATAGGATATTTAGGGCCTAAGGGAACATTTACAAAATTGGCAGTGGACATTGCTTTTAATGGGGAAATTAAAGAAGGTTTTGGGACTATTCCAGAATGTATTGATGCTATAGAGGAAGATAAAATAGATATCGGTGTTGTGCCACTGGAAAATGCTATTGAAGGTACAGTGCAATTGACAGTAGACTATCTTGTACACCAAGTGAGGCTGCCAATTATGGCGGAAATTGTTGTTCCAATTGAGCAACATTTATTAGTCCATCCTGACTTTTCCGGTTCTGTTGATGATATAAAGGAGATACATTCACACAGTCATGCTATTGCCCAATGTCACCAATATATACACAAGCAAATCCCAAATGGAAAGATAGAATACACCTCTTCGACTGGGAAAGCTGCCGAGATAGTAAGTGAACAATTTAAACCTATTGCAGCGATTGGTAATAAGCTTGCAGCAAAAGAATATGGCTTACGAATTTTCCAAGAAAATATACATGATTATCCAAACAACCACACTCGTTTTATTGTACTTTCAAAGCAAAAAGAATTAGTACATATTAAACATGAAGCTACTGCAGAGAAAACAAGCCTGTTAATAACATTGCCCAGTGACTTTGCTGGGGCCCTTCATCAGGTATTGGCGGCTTTTGCATGGAGAAAGATGAACCTTTCTAAGATTGAATCCCGGCCAATGAAAACTGGATTAGGGAATTACTTTTTTATTGTGGATGTAAATCAGCAGTATGATGATGTATTATTCCCTGGAGTAAAGGCTGAACTAGAAGCACTTGGCTGCAATGTAACTATTCTGGGTACATACCCTGTCTATCAGTTAAATGTTTAA
- the nadE gene encoding NAD(+) synthase — translation MEKHVENIVQWLRDQVDQAGVNGLVVGVSGGLDSAVVAHLIKRAFPDESLGVLMPIHTKEADLNHAKKVVEGCDINSLTIDLSNTHQTMYDQIKSQLRQSNTFIEENDQLADANLRARLRMSTLYALATNYNYLVVGTDNAAEWYTGYFTKYGDGGADILPLVDFTKQEVRDMAAYLGVPEEIVQKKPSADLWEGQTDENEMGTTYDKIDAYIIGEEIPEKDKEVIDALHRRTEHKRNPLPQYKRNK, via the coding sequence ATGGAAAAGCATGTTGAAAATATTGTGCAATGGTTAAGAGACCAAGTCGATCAAGCAGGAGTAAATGGCTTAGTAGTTGGGGTAAGTGGTGGATTAGATTCCGCTGTGGTAGCTCACTTAATTAAAAGAGCTTTTCCGGATGAGTCCTTAGGTGTCTTAATGCCAATTCATACGAAAGAAGCAGATTTAAACCATGCAAAAAAAGTAGTCGAAGGCTGTGATATTAATTCACTCACCATTGATTTATCAAATACACATCAAACAATGTATGACCAGATCAAAAGTCAATTGAGGCAAAGCAATACTTTTATTGAAGAAAATGACCAACTGGCTGATGCGAATTTAAGAGCAAGATTAAGGATGAGTACACTCTATGCATTAGCAACCAATTATAATTACTTAGTTGTGGGCACAGACAATGCCGCTGAGTGGTATACAGGATATTTTACCAAGTACGGAGATGGAGGAGCAGATATCCTTCCTTTGGTTGATTTCACCAAACAGGAAGTACGAGATATGGCTGCATATCTTGGTGTTCCAGAAGAAATAGTTCAGAAGAAGCCTAGTGCTGACCTTTGGGAGGGGCAGACAGACGAAAATGAAATGGGTACTACTTACGATAAAATTGATGCTTATATAATTGGAGAAGAGATCCCAGAAAAAGATAAAGAAGTTATTGATGCCCTTCATAGAAGAACCGAGCATAAACGGAACCCATTACCTCAATACAAACGAAATAAGTAA
- the rplU gene encoding 50S ribosomal protein L21, with protein MYAIIETGGKQVKVVEGQEIYVEKVAADANDSITFDKVLFVGGDDVKVGAPFVDGATVTAKVEKHGRQKKITVTKFKPKKNYHRKQGHRQPYTKLVIDKINA; from the coding sequence ATGTACGCAATTATTGAAACAGGTGGCAAACAAGTAAAAGTTGTTGAAGGACAAGAAATTTATGTAGAAAAAGTTGCAGCAGATGCAAATGATTCTATTACATTTGACAAAGTACTTTTCGTTGGTGGAGATGATGTTAAAGTAGGAGCTCCATTTGTTGATGGTGCTACTGTTACAGCTAAAGTTGAAAAACATGGCCGTCAAAAGAAAATCACTGTTACGAAATTTAAGCCAAAGAAAAACTACCATCGTAAACAAGGTCATCGTCAGCCTTACACTAAACTAGTGATTGACAAAATCAATGCATAA
- a CDS encoding M23 family metallopeptidase, whose protein sequence is MSRGVKKVRQSIEERKKLRGLPYQQQGAKRPIKPSFPQDEEKHGYFPVIAETTISDKSQNKVMTGFILKGMLSILLFFGVAFVWNTNATGFEAPKEWTSAVLKEEFPFAKVQLWYQDTFGTPLALTPDTEKQDESNQILSLPVHGDVAENFQVNGKGIKIQPGKAGNVVTLREGVVIFAGKDNETDNTVIVQHADGSKSKYGYLSSIDVHLYQFINSNDSIGKFSPTGENKTVYFSIEKDNEYIDPVQVIKVDQLD, encoded by the coding sequence ATGAGCAGAGGAGTCAAGAAAGTTCGCCAATCAATTGAGGAAAGAAAAAAACTTCGTGGTTTACCTTATCAGCAGCAAGGAGCTAAGAGACCAATTAAGCCATCATTTCCCCAAGATGAAGAAAAACACGGCTATTTTCCAGTAATTGCTGAAACCACCATATCGGATAAAAGCCAAAATAAAGTAATGACTGGGTTTATTCTCAAAGGAATGTTGTCCATTTTATTGTTTTTCGGGGTGGCGTTTGTATGGAATACAAATGCAACTGGCTTTGAAGCACCAAAGGAATGGACAAGTGCTGTGTTAAAGGAAGAATTCCCCTTTGCAAAAGTTCAGCTATGGTACCAAGACACATTTGGAACTCCGTTAGCACTGACCCCAGACACAGAGAAACAGGATGAAAGTAACCAGATACTTTCTCTACCAGTACATGGCGATGTAGCAGAGAATTTTCAGGTGAATGGAAAAGGCATAAAAATACAACCTGGAAAAGCAGGCAATGTCGTTACACTACGTGAAGGAGTAGTGATATTTGCGGGAAAAGATAACGAAACAGACAACACGGTTATCGTGCAACATGCAGATGGGAGTAAATCTAAATATGGTTATTTAAGCTCAATCGATGTACACCTTTATCAATTTATTAATAGTAACGATTCAATTGGTAAGTTTTCTCCCACTGGTGAAAATAAGACAGTGTATTTCTCCATCGAGAAGGACAATGAGTATATAGATCCTGTTCAAGTAATCAAGGTGGACCAACTTGATTAG
- the rpmA gene encoding 50S ribosomal protein L27, with protein MLRLDLQFFAQKKGAGSTKNGRDSESKRLGAKRADGQFVTGGSILYRQRGTKIYPGENVGRGGDDTLFAKTDGVVKFERYGRDRKKVSVYPVAQEA; from the coding sequence ATGCTACGATTAGATCTGCAATTTTTCGCACAGAAAAAAGGTGCCGGTAGTACGAAGAACGGTCGTGATTCTGAATCCAAACGTCTTGGCGCAAAACGTGCTGATGGCCAATTTGTTACTGGTGGTTCTATTCTTTACCGTCAACGCGGTACAAAGATTTATCCAGGTGAAAATGTAGGCCGTGGTGGTGATGACACACTTTTTGCTAAAACAGATGGTGTTGTAAAATTTGAACGCTATGGTAGAGACCGCAAAAAAGTAAGTGTATATCCAGTTGCACAAGAGGCATAA